Proteins encoded by one window of Gemmatimonadota bacterium:
- a CDS encoding class I SAM-dependent methyltransferase, with protein MRHRKTHPADPELPYNQLAPIYDHVMRHVDYDRWADYIQSIFERFGATPKDILELACGTGVMACILDDRGYRMTGMDRSESMIAVARQKALDGRRSIAFQAGDMVDMPVSGSYDAVLCLYDSINYIMDEADIAAMMNGLRGLLNAGGLFVFDVCTEINSRRYFHNQVDQESNGDYSYVRRCEYVPESRVQVNEFQLTFHRGGKRFSTRERHEQRIYPVARLAEICRQSGYHVLGAFDGFGFQEASERSNRVHYVVRPA; from the coding sequence ATGCGCCACAGGAAAACCCACCCGGCTGATCCGGAGCTTCCCTATAACCAGTTGGCCCCGATATACGATCACGTGATGCGTCACGTGGACTACGATCGGTGGGCCGACTACATCCAGTCGATATTCGAACGGTTCGGGGCGACGCCGAAGGACATCCTTGAACTGGCCTGCGGTACCGGCGTAATGGCGTGTATCCTGGATGACCGTGGATACCGGATGACGGGCATGGACCGGTCGGAGAGCATGATCGCCGTCGCCAGGCAGAAAGCCCTGGACGGCCGCCGGTCCATCGCGTTTCAGGCCGGCGACATGGTAGACATGCCCGTTTCGGGAAGCTATGACGCGGTATTGTGCCTGTACGACAGCATCAACTATATCATGGATGAAGCGGACATCGCCGCCATGATGAATGGTTTGCGCGGGTTGCTGAACGCCGGCGGCCTTTTCGTATTCGACGTCTGCACTGAAATCAACTCGCGCAGGTACTTCCATAACCAGGTCGACCAGGAAAGCAACGGGGATTACTCCTATGTCCGGCGCTGTGAGTATGTCCCCGAGTCGCGCGTGCAGGTCAATGAATTCCAGTTAACCTTCCACCGCGGCGGGAAGCGGTTTTCCACCCGGGAACGCCACGAACAGCGGATCTATCCCGTGGCCCGGCTGGCGGAGATCTGCCGGCAATCCGGCTATCACGTACTCGGCGCGTTCGACGGCTTCGGTTTCCAGGAAGCGTCGGAGCGATCCAACAGGGTCCACTACGTGGTCCGCCCCGCCTGA
- a CDS encoding RNA-binding S4 domain-containing protein, with the protein MRVDLFLKRSRIIKQRDAAKKACDRGMVTISGRSAKPGHQVAAKDIVVVAWPDRRLEFEVLNVPEGNVSKDRAQSMYHVLSDERLNDDVSGFEAC; encoded by the coding sequence ATGAGAGTAGATCTCTTTCTGAAACGGTCCCGCATCATCAAACAGCGGGACGCCGCCAAGAAGGCCTGCGACCGGGGTATGGTCACCATTTCCGGAAGGTCCGCGAAACCCGGCCACCAGGTCGCGGCGAAGGACATCGTCGTCGTGGCCTGGCCCGACAGAAGGCTGGAATTCGAAGTGTTGAACGTCCCGGAAGGCAACGTTTCGAAAGACCGGGCGCAATCCATGTATCACGTCCTCAGCGACGAACGCCTGAACGATGACGTTTCAGGCTTCGAAGCCTGTTGA